A region of the Methylobacterium nodulans ORS 2060 genome:
CGCACAAGAGCGTCGCCACCTACGTGACCACGGTCCACGGCCACGAGGCACATTCGGCCAAGCCCGCGCTCGGCGCGAACGCCATCATGGCGGCAGCGGAGCTCGTGGCGGAGCTCAACCGCATCGCCGACCAGATGATCGCCCGAGGCGATCCGAGCGGCCGCTTCGATCCGCCCTACACCACCGTGCATGTGGGCGTGATCGGCGGCGGGACGGTGCGCAATATCCTGCCGAAGACCTGCGCCTTCGAGTGGGAGTTCCGGGGCCTGCCGGATCTCGACCTCGACGAGATTCCCCGCCGCATGGCGGCCCATGCGGAGACCGTGACGCGTGAGCGCCTGAACCGCTTCGGCCCCTATGGCAGCATCGAGACGGTCCAGGATGCCTCCGTGCCGGGCCTCGCGCCGGAGCCCGGCTCGCCCGCCGAGCGCTTGGCGCTGCGGGTCGCCGGCCGCAACCGCACCATCTCGGTGCCCTATGCCACCGAGGCGGGCCGCTTCCAGCGCGCCGGCCTGCCCACCGTGGTGTGCGGCCCCGGCTCCATCGATCAGGCGCACCAGCCGGACGAGTACATCACGCTGGCCGCCTTCGAGGCCGGCGAGATCTTCCTGCGCGGCCTCATCCGCGAATGCGCGGCGGGCTGGAGCCCGGCCTGAATTCGCCAGCGGCTGAGTCGAGGCTGTTGGACGACCCTGAGGCGGTCACAAGGGCGCCCCCTCCTCTGGCGGCCCCAAACGGCCCTCATGCTGAGGTGCCGGCGATCGCAGATCGCGCAGGCGGCCTCGAAGCACCCCTGACCAGTCCTCCCGATCACCAGGATCTTGGACGAGCGGTCAGGCGTGCTTCGAGGCTGCGCGATCTTCGATCGCCCAGCACCTCCGCAGAGGAGCGGGGCGGCTTCCACGCAGGTCGATTTCGATCGAGGACGATTACGCCGCCGGACGGCGGGCAAGCGCGAGGCCGAGCCCCGCCCCGATCAGGACGCCGCCCGTGATGCGGTTGCGCCAGCGCCCGCCCGCACCGAGCAGGCCCTGCAGCCGCCCGGCGAGCAGGGCCCAGGCGCCGTCGAGCGTGACGGCGACAGCGAGGAAGGTGCCGGCGAGGAGGAGGAGCTGCGGCAGCGGCTCCCCGCGCGGGTCCAGGAACTGGGGCAGGAAGGCGCCGTAGAACAGGAGCGTCTTCGGGTTGGTGAGCGAGACCAGGAATCCGCCCGCCGCCACGGCCCGGGCGTCGCGCGCCGCCGGCCGCGTGCCGGCGAGATCCGCGGGAGCCGCCCGCCATGCGCGGATGCCGAGCCAGACAAGATAGGCCGCGCCGACCCAGCGCAGGACCGAGAACCAGCCCGACAGCAGCGTGAGGAGCGTCGTCGCGCCGAGAACGGTGAGGCCGAGCTGCACGACCATCGCGGCGCTCGTACCCGCAACCGTCGCGAGCCCATGGCGGGTGCCGTGCGCCACGCTGTTCGCCACGATGAGGGCGACGTTCGGTCCCGGGATCAGCACCAGGATCACGCTCGCCCCCACGAAGGCGAGATAGAGATCGAGGGGCATCATGCCGCGCTCCAGCGCAGCCACTGCCCATGCGGATGGGCGCTGGCGAGAATCCGCCGCTCGCCGCCCGGCCAGAGCGTGAGCGTCAGGGCGCAGGCGCTGCCGTCGAACTCGTAGGCGAGCCATGCGAGCGGGGTCGCGGGGCTCGCGCGGGCGCCCGCCTCCGCCAGCAGGGCGCCGACCCGCGCCTGCCCCGCCGGCGGAAAGTACTGGAGGGCGATCGAGTGCTGCACAACCCGCACCGTGCCGGGCTGCGGCGGCTCGGCCAGGCGGTCGGCGAGCCATGCGGTGGCCTCGCCGCGGTCGAGCGGCGGAGGCGTTTCCGCCGCGCACGCGATGGCGGCCTCCATGCGGGCGAGCCGCTCGCGCTGGTCGGGCCAGATATAGGCGACCAAGCGCTCGCGATGGCTGGCCTCGCGCAGGTCGAGGGGGTTGAGGTCGACGCCGCGGCGGGCCGCCACCGCGACCCGGGCGGCGGGAGGCGGCGGTCCCGTCCAGTCCGGAACGAGGCGCACCGGCGCCGCCGGATCGCCCGCCGCCACCCCGCCGAGGTCGTAGGCGTAGCGGTCGAGGACGAGGTTGAGGCCGGCGCTGGCTCCGATCTCCCACAGGATCATCGGCCGCTCGCCCGTGGCGGCCGCGACGGCCATCAATCCGGGCATCAGCACGCCGGAGCGCGCCACCTCGTTGGTCTGCGGCGGGCCGTCGAGCCAGGGGTCGAGATCGGCGCCCGCCTCGTCGAGGGCGCGCGCCGTCGCGTCCCACAAAGCCGCGGGGTCGAGGGGCGCGGGCGGGTAGAGGATCGCCAGTTCGGGGAGCCGGCCGCGGCGCACCAGGGCGTGCAGCCCGCCGCAGAGCCGCAGCGCCAGCGCGTCGGCCTCCGGCGGGCCGGGCCAGTCGAGGATGCGGCACCCGATCGCGCTGCGGCGGTCGAGCCACTCGGCGACGAGTCCGCAGAGAGAAGCCGTGAAGGGGGATCCAAGCCGGGCGCAATGGCCGGCCTGGATCGCGAAGGCTCGCCGAACGCTATCCTCTGCCGCCATCGCCGATCCTCCGCGGCGGCAGCGTAGCGGAGGGAGGGCCGGCGGTCACGGCTATCCGGACCCCGTCGCCCCGCGGCGCCTCAATGCCGGGCGCCGCCCGCGAGCTCCGCCTCCACCTCCGCCGGGTCGAGGTCGTAATGGCGCGAGCAGAACTCGCAGGTGATGCCGATGCGGCCGTTCTCGCCGATCATGTGGCGGCGATCCTCGTCGGAGAAGCGGCGGATCATCCCCATCACCCGCTCGCGCGAGCAGCGGCAGGCCTCGTGCACGCCCCGGCTCTTGAACACCCGCACGCCGCGCTCGTGGAAGAGCCGGTACAGCAGGCGCTCGCTCGACACGGTCGGATCCACCAACTCGTGGTCCTCCGTGGTGGCGACGAGCGACTTCGCCTCGATCCAGGCGTCGTCCTCCGGCACCGCCCGCTCGTCGAGCCGCGCGTGACCCTCCGGGATGTCGCCCGGCGGCAGGTCGCCCGAGCGCGCCCGCTCGGGCGATTGGGGCAGGAACTGCACGAGCAGGCCGCCGGCCCGCCAGCTGCGCGTCCCCTCCTCCAGCCGCTCGGCGACCGCGAGGCGCACCCGGGTCGGGATCTGCTCCGATTGCTGGAAATACTGGTGGGCCGCCTCCTCGAAGCCTTGGCCTGCGAGGGCGACGACGCCCTGGTAGCGGCTCTGGGCCGAGCCCTGGTCGATGGTCATGGCGAGGTGGCCGTTCCCGAGGAGATCGGCCGTGCCTCGGCGGCCGGACCCGAGCGCCGCGACGCGCCCGGCGTCGAAACGCGCGGTGGCGCGCAGGCGGTCGGGCGCCTCGAAATCCACCACCACCATGTCGATGGGGCCGTCGGTCTTGGTCTGGAGCTGGAAGCGGCCCTCGAACTTGAGGGAGGAGCCGAGCAGGACCGTGAGCGCCGCCGCCTCGCCGAGCGCCCGGGCGACGGGGTCCGGATAGCCGTGGCGGCGCAGGATCGTGTCGACGGACGGGCCGAGCCGCACGATGCGGCCGCGGACGTCGAGGGGCCCGACCGAGAAGGGGAGCACCACGTCGTCGCGGCCCGCGGCCGCGAGGTCGATCTGGGAGGAAGTGTCGGAGCTCATGTCCTCTCCGGGGCCGAGGCGGCTTAAGGCCGCGGCGGCTCGCTCGAACGGATCGATGGTCTCCCGGCGGCGCGGCTCCATGCCTCCGATCCCGCCGGCGGGCCGGCGGGGCGACGCAGTCAGCGAAGGATGGAACCGCCGCGTAGAGAGACCGGCGGTTCCTCCGATATGGGGAGCCGCCTCGCGCTTTTCACGCCTCGACGGCGCCGAGGCACCAGGCGAGGATGCCCTTCTGGGCGTGCAGCCGGTTCTCGGCCTCGTCGAAGACCACCGATTGCGGCCCGTCGATCACCTCGGCGGTGACCTCCTCGCCGCGATGGGCCGGCAGGCAATGCATGAAGATCGCATCCTTGGCCGCAGCCTGCATCAGCTTGCCGTTGACCTGATAGGGCATCAGCAGGTTGTGGCGGTGCGCCTCGTCCTCGTCGCCCATGGACACCCAGCAATCGGTGACGACCGCATCCGCTCCGGCGACGGCCTCGAACGGGTCCGTGGTGACGTTGATCTGCGCGCCCTCGGCCTTGGCCCAGGCCAGGAGGTCCGGCCGCACCGCGAGTTCCGGCGGGCAGGCGACGTTGAGGCGGAAGTCGAACCGAGCCGCCGCATGCGCCCAGGAGGCCAGGACGTTGTTGGCGTCGCCCGACCACGCCACGGTGCGACCGCGGATCGGCCCGCGATGCTCCTCGAAGGTCAGCACATCGGCCATGATCTGGCAGGGATGCGAGACCTTGGTGAGGCCGTTGATCACCGGCACCTCGGCATGCGCGGCGAGTTCCTGCATCATGCCGTGGTCGAGGATGCGGATCATGATCGCGTCGACGTAGCGCGACAGGACCCGGGCCGTGTCCGCCACCGTCTCGCCGCGGCCGAGCTGCATCTCCTTGCCGGTCAGCATCAGCGTCTCGCCGCCGAGTTCCCGCATGGCGACGTCGAAGGAGACGCGGGTGCGGGTCGAGGGACGGTCGAACACCATCGCCAGCACCTTGCCGGCGAGCGGGCGCTCCGCCGGCGGCTGCCCCTTGCGGCGGTGGCGCTTCAGCTCCGCGCAGGCATCGAGCACCGTGCGCAGCTGCCCGGGCGAGAGGTCCGTCAGGTCGAGGAAGTGCCGGGGACCGGACGTGAAGGGTGCGTTCATCACTCGGCCGCTCCCCGCATGGAGGTTTCCAGGGACGAGGAAGCGGCCTCGAGGCGGTTCAGCGCCTCGTCCACCTCCGCCTCGCCGATGATCAGGGGCGGCAGGAGCCGCACCACGTTGTCGCCGGCCGGAATCACGAGCAGGTGCTCGGCCCGGGCCGCCGCGGCGAAGTCGGTGTTGGGCACCACGCAGCGCAGGCCCACCATCAGGCCCTCGCCGCGCACCTCGGCGATCACGTCCGGATGCCGGTCCGTGAGGGCGGCGAGGCGCTGCTTGAGGAGGAGCCCGGTCCGGCGGACATGCTCCAGGAAGCCCGGCGCCAGCACGACGTCGAGCACCGCGTTGCCGACCGCCATGGCGAGCGGGTTGCCGCCGAAGGTGGTGCCGTGGCTGCCCACCGTCATGCCGCACGCCGCCTCGCGCGTGGCGAGGCAGACGCCGAGCGGGAAGCCGCCGCCGATGCCCTTGGCCGCCGACATGATGTCGGGCGTCACGCCCGACCATTCATGCGCGAACAGCTTGCCGGTGCGCCCGACGCCGGTCTGCACCTCGTCCATGATCAGGAGCAGGCCGTGCTCGTCGCACAGGGCGCGCAGGGTGCGCAGCCACTCGGGCGCCACCACCCGCAGGCCGCCCTCGCCCTGGATCGGCTCGATCATCAGGGCCGCGGTCTCGGGCGTGATGGCGGCCTTGAGGGCCGTGAGGTCGCCGTAGGGCACCTGGTCGAAGCCTTCGACCTTGGGGCCGAAGCCCTCGATGTATTTCTGCTGCCCGCCCGCCGCGATGGTGGCGAGCGTCCGCCCATGGAAGGCGCCCTCGAAGGTCACGATCCGGAACCGCTCCGGGTGGCCGCCCGCGGCGTGGTACTTGCGCGCCATCTTGATGGCGGCCTCGTTCGCCTCCGCGCCGGAATTCGAGAAGAAGGCGACGTCCGCGAAGGTCGCCTCCACGAGGCGCTGCGCGAAGCGCTCGCCCTCCGGGATCTCGAACAGGTTCGAGACGTGCCAGACCTTCCGGGCCTGCTCGGTGAGTGCCGCGACGAGATGCGGATGGGCGTGGCCGAGGGCGTTGACGGCGATGCCGGCGCCGAAGTCGAGATATCGCGACCCGTCTCGGGCCACGAGCCACGCGCCCTCCCCGCGTTCGAACGACACCTTGGCCCTGGCATAGGTCGGCAAGAGGGCGGACGTCACGTTCCCGTCTCCGTCGCGGCCGCCTTAGCGAAGGACGGCCAAAAAGAAAGCGCCGCCTCAAGGGGCGGCACGCGCGCGAATACTTAGGGATCGATGCCGCTCTGTCAACGCCGGAGCCTGCCGCGGAGGCTCGCGCCGTGATGGCGCTTGCCTGTGGCGGGCTTGCCATGGCGGCCCCGGTTGGGCCAGACAGCCACGATCGACTAAAGCGAACCTTCAAGGAGAGAGTGCATGAGCGCGACGCTCGAGCGGCTGAAGGAACTCGGCTACGTGCTGCCCCCGGCCGCCGCACCGGTGGCGAACTACGTCCCCTTCAAGCGGGCGGGCAACCTCGTGGTGGTCTCCGGCCAGCTCTGCTTCGGGGCCGACGGCCAGCTCGATGCGCGCCATAAGGGCAAGGTCGGGGCCGAGGTGACGCCCGAGGTGGCGACCGAGGCCGCGCGCTTCTGCGCCCTCAACGTGCTGGCCCAGCTCCAGGCCGCGGTGGGCAATCTCGACGAGGCCGTGGTCAGCTGCATCCGCCTCGGCGGCTTCATCAACACGGCGCCCGGCTTCTCGGCGGTGGCGGGCGTGATGAACGGCGCCTCGGACCTGATGGTGCAGGTGCTGGGCGACCGCGGGCGGCACGCCCGGTCCACGGTCGGCGTCGCCGAACTGCCCCTCGACGCGGTCGTCGAGGTCGAGGGCATGTTCGAGGTGCGATGACCCCGCCCCTCGCGCCGGACTGGCTCACCGCCCGCCCGATCGCCCATCGCGGCCTGCACGACCGGGCGGCGGGTATCCCTGAGAACACGCTCGCGGCCGCCGAGGCCGCGATCGCCGGCGGCTACGCGATCGAGTGCGATGTGCGCTTAAGCGGCGACGGCGAGGCGATGGTCTTCCACGACGAGGCGCTCGGGCGCCTCACCGGGGAGACCGGCCTCGTGCGCGAGCGCCGGGCGGAGGATCTGG
Encoded here:
- the argE gene encoding acetylornithine deacetylase, whose amino-acid sequence is MMKSGTRLTPLALLERLVAFDTESAKSNLSLIAFVEAYLAGWGVPFVRVPNRAGDKAALFATIGPMRDGGVVLSGHTDVVSPAGQDWSGDPFRLRVADGRVIGRGAVDMKGFCALCLALVPEMLAAELRTPIHILLSYDEETTCLGVVDVIARLGADLPRPGAVIVGEPTGLDVADAHKSVATYVTTVHGHEAHSAKPALGANAIMAAAELVAELNRIADQMIARGDPSGRFDPPYTTVHVGVIGGGTVRNILPKTCAFEWEFRGLPDLDLDEIPRRMAAHAETVTRERLNRFGPYGSIETVQDASVPGLAPEPGSPAERLALRVAGRNRTISVPYATEAGRFQRAGLPTVVCGPGSIDQAHQPDEYITLAAFEAGEIFLRGLIRECAAGWSPA
- a CDS encoding LysE family translocator, translated to MMPLDLYLAFVGASVILVLIPGPNVALIVANSVAHGTRHGLATVAGTSAAMVVQLGLTVLGATTLLTLLSGWFSVLRWVGAAYLVWLGIRAWRAAPADLAGTRPAARDARAVAAGGFLVSLTNPKTLLFYGAFLPQFLDPRGEPLPQLLLLAGTFLAVAVTLDGAWALLAGRLQGLLGAGGRWRNRITGGVLIGAGLGLALARRPAA
- a CDS encoding DUF2332 domain-containing protein; this translates as MAAEDSVRRAFAIQAGHCARLGSPFTASLCGLVAEWLDRRSAIGCRILDWPGPPEADALALRLCGGLHALVRRGRLPELAILYPPAPLDPAALWDATARALDEAGADLDPWLDGPPQTNEVARSGVLMPGLMAVAAATGERPMILWEIGASAGLNLVLDRYAYDLGGVAAGDPAAPVRLVPDWTGPPPPAARVAVAARRGVDLNPLDLREASHRERLVAYIWPDQRERLARMEAAIACAAETPPPLDRGEATAWLADRLAEPPQPGTVRVVQHSIALQYFPPAGQARVGALLAEAGARASPATPLAWLAYEFDGSACALTLTLWPGGERRILASAHPHGQWLRWSAA
- a CDS encoding Hsp33 family molecular chaperone, producing MSSDTSSQIDLAAAGRDDVVLPFSVGPLDVRGRIVRLGPSVDTILRRHGYPDPVARALGEAAALTVLLGSSLKFEGRFQLQTKTDGPIDMVVVDFEAPDRLRATARFDAGRVAALGSGRRGTADLLGNGHLAMTIDQGSAQSRYQGVVALAGQGFEEAAHQYFQQSEQIPTRVRLAVAERLEEGTRSWRAGGLLVQFLPQSPERARSGDLPPGDIPEGHARLDERAVPEDDAWIEAKSLVATTEDHELVDPTVSSERLLYRLFHERGVRVFKSRGVHEACRCSRERVMGMIRRFSDEDRRHMIGENGRIGITCEFCSRHYDLDPAEVEAELAGGARH
- the argF gene encoding ornithine carbamoyltransferase; this translates as MNAPFTSGPRHFLDLTDLSPGQLRTVLDACAELKRHRRKGQPPAERPLAGKVLAMVFDRPSTRTRVSFDVAMRELGGETLMLTGKEMQLGRGETVADTARVLSRYVDAIMIRILDHGMMQELAAHAEVPVINGLTKVSHPCQIMADVLTFEEHRGPIRGRTVAWSGDANNVLASWAHAAARFDFRLNVACPPELAVRPDLLAWAKAEGAQINVTTDPFEAVAGADAVVTDCWVSMGDEDEAHRHNLLMPYQVNGKLMQAAAKDAIFMHCLPAHRGEEVTAEVIDGPQSVVFDEAENRLHAQKGILAWCLGAVEA
- a CDS encoding aspartate aminotransferase family protein, whose translation is MTSALLPTYARAKVSFERGEGAWLVARDGSRYLDFGAGIAVNALGHAHPHLVAALTEQARKVWHVSNLFEIPEGERFAQRLVEATFADVAFFSNSGAEANEAAIKMARKYHAAGGHPERFRIVTFEGAFHGRTLATIAAGGQQKYIEGFGPKVEGFDQVPYGDLTALKAAITPETAALMIEPIQGEGGLRVVAPEWLRTLRALCDEHGLLLIMDEVQTGVGRTGKLFAHEWSGVTPDIMSAAKGIGGGFPLGVCLATREAACGMTVGSHGTTFGGNPLAMAVGNAVLDVVLAPGFLEHVRRTGLLLKQRLAALTDRHPDVIAEVRGEGLMVGLRCVVPNTDFAAAARAEHLLVIPAGDNVVRLLPPLIIGEAEVDEALNRLEAASSSLETSMRGAAE
- a CDS encoding RidA family protein, with the translated sequence MSATLERLKELGYVLPPAAAPVANYVPFKRAGNLVVVSGQLCFGADGQLDARHKGKVGAEVTPEVATEAARFCALNVLAQLQAAVGNLDEAVVSCIRLGGFINTAPGFSAVAGVMNGASDLMVQVLGDRGRHARSTVGVAELPLDAVVEVEGMFEVR